A stretch of the Vitis riparia cultivar Riparia Gloire de Montpellier isolate 1030 chromosome 13, EGFV_Vit.rip_1.0, whole genome shotgun sequence genome encodes the following:
- the LOC117927706 gene encoding GABA transporter 1-like — MGTVLPTTMDVSTKAVDTPINPPKDLDAGALLVLKSKGSWLHCGYHLTTSIVAPVLLSLPYAMGLLGWVAGVVWLALAALVTFYSYNLLSLVLEHHAKLGHRHLRFRDMATHILGPRWGRYFVGPLQFVICYGAVIVCSLLGGQSLKFIYLLCRPNGGMQLYQFIIMFGVLLLFLAQIPSFHSLRHINLVSLVLCLAYSACAAAGSIHIGSSSKAPPKDYSLSDDRANRLFGAFNGISIIATTYASGIIPEIQATIAPPVTGKMFKGLCICYTVIILTYFSVGISGYWAFGNDAQGSVLSNFIDGDNPLLPTWFLLMTNVFTLTQLAAVSVVYLQPTNEVLEGLFANPKKDPFSLRNTIPRLIFRSLTVVIGVTIAAMLPFFGDIMALFGALGCIPLDFILPMIFYNVSFKPSKRSLVFWINTTIAVVSSALAAVGAVSSVRQMVLDTKTYHLFANV; from the exons ATGGGAACTGTCCTTCCTACCACCATGGATGTATCCACAAAAGCTGTGGACACCCCCATCAACCCTCCTAAAGACCTCGATGCTGGAGCTCTCCTCGTCCTCAAATCCAAAG GGTCATGGTTGCACTGTGGATACCATCTGACGACCTCCATAGTGGCACCAGTGCTGCTGAGTCTACCATATGCAATGGGGCTGCTAGGATGGGTGGCTGGAGTCGTGTGGCTAGCCTTGGCCGCGCTTGTCACTTTCTATTCCTATAATCTCCTATCTTTGGTTCTGGAGCACCACGCCAAGCTCGGGCATCGCCATCTTCGCTTCCGGGACATGGCCACACATATTTTAG GGCCTCGATGGGGAAGATATTTCGTGGGGCCGCTCCAATTTGTGATATGCTATGGTGCAGTTATTGTTTGTTCTCTTCTTGGAGGGCAGAGCCTCAAG TTCATCTACTTGCTCTGTAGGCCAAATGGTGGCATGCAGCTTTACCAGTTTATTATAATGTTTGGAGTGCTACTGTTGTTCTTGGCACAAATTCCATCCTTCCATTCCCTAAGGCACATCAACCTCGTCTCTCTAGTCCTCTGTCTTGCCTACAGCGCTTGCGCAGCAGCCGGGTCCATACACATTG GAAGCTCTAGCAAGGCGCCTCCAAAGGATTATTCTCTCAGTGATGATAGAGCAAATCGTTTATTTGGTGCATTTAATGGCATCTCAATCATCGCCACCACATATGCAAGTGGAATCATTCCTGAAATTCAG GCAACCATAGCGCCTCCAGTGACCGGGAAGATGTTCAAAGGACTGTGTATCTGCTACACTGTCATAATCTTGACATATTTCAGTGTAGGAATATCTGGCTACTGGGCATTTGGCAATGATGCTCAAGGATCAGTCCTTTCCAATTTTATAGATGGTGATAACCCCTTGCTGCCCACTTGGTTTCTTTTGATGACCAATGTCTTCACTCTTACACAACTAGCCGCTGTCAGTGTG GTTTACTTGCAACCTACAAATGAAGTTCTAGAGGGCCTTTTCGCAAACCCGAAGAAGGATCCGTTTTCCCTTCGCAACACCATACCAAGGTTGATTTTCCGGTCCCTAACAGTGGTCATAGGAGTAACTATCGCTGCAATGCTACCATTTTTTGGAGACATCATGGCATTGTTTGGGGCATTGGGATGCATACCTCTTGATTTTATATTGCCTATGATATTCTATAATGTGAGCTTCAAACCCTCCAAAAGAAGCCTAGTTTTTTGGATAAACACAACCATTGCAGTGGTGTCCTCGGCACTGGCAGCA
- the LOC117927944 gene encoding GABA transporter 1-like, giving the protein MEADLSHPMEDGTNPPKPLDAGALFVLKSRGSWWHCGYHLTTSIVAPALLSLPFALSLLGWVAGVFCLTMAALVTFYSYNLLSVVLEHHAHLGQRQLRFRDMARDILGPGWGRYFVGPIQFGLCYGAVIACILLGGQSLKFIYLLSRPNGTMQLYQFVIISGVLMLVLVQIPSFHSLRHINLVSLVLCLFYSASATAGSIYIGHSKTAPVKNYSVHGSGEHRLFGALNAISIIATTYGNGIIPEIQATIAPPVKGKMFKGLCVCYAVVLTTFFSVAISGYWAFGNQAKGTVVANFMVDEEALLPSWVLLMTNVFIFLQVSAVSLVYLQPTNEVLEQKFADPKIDQFSVRNVVPRLAFRSLSVVIATTLAAMFPFFGDINAVIGAFGCIPLDFILPMIFYNVTFKPSKQSLIFWGNTLLAVIFSILGALGAISSIRQIILDANTYSFFANI; this is encoded by the exons ATGGAAGCGGACCTTTCTCACCCCATGGAAGATGGCACCAACCCTCCAAAGCCTTTGGATGCTGGAGCCCTCTTTGTTCTTAAATCCAGAG GATCATGGTGGCACTGCGGCTACCATCTAACCACATCAATAGTGGCTCCGGCGCTTCTGAGTCTTCCCTTTGCGCTGTCCTTACTGGGGTGGGTGGCCGGAGTTTTTTGCCTGACCATGGCAGCGCTAGTGACGTTCTATTCCTACAACCTTCTCTCAGTGGTCTTGGAGCACCATGCTCATCTGGGCCAGCGCCAGCTTCGTTTCCGGGACATGGCCAGAGATATTTTAG GTCCGGGATGGGGTAGGTATTTTGTAGGTCCAATTCAATTTGGGCTATGTTATGGTGCAGTCATCGCCTGCATTCTTCTTGGAGGGCAGAGCCTAAAG TTTATTTACTTGCTGTCAAGGCCAAATGGGACCATGCAGCTTTACCAGTTTGTGATTATTTCTGGAGTTCTAATGCTGGTCTTAGTGCAAATACCATCCTTCCACTCCTTAAGGCACATTAACCTTGTCTCTCTAGTCCTCTGCCTCTTCTACAGTGCTTCTGCCACCGCTGGTTCTATATACATCG GACATTCCAAGACTGCACCAGTAAAGAACTATTCTGTACATGGAAGTGGAGAACATCGTCTATTTGGTGCCCTGAATGCTATTTCAATCATTGCTACCACATATGGCAATGGAATCATACCTGAAATCCAG GCAACTATTGCACCTCCGGTGAAGGGGAAGATGTTTAAAGGCCTGTGTGTGTGCTATGCTGTTGTGCTCACCACATTTTTCAGTGTTGCTATATCCGGGTATTGGGCGTTTGGCAATCAGGCCAAGGGAACAGTTGTTGCAAATTTTATGGTTGATGAGGAGGCTTTGCTGCCCAGTTGGGTTCTCCTGATGACCAACGTTTTCATCTTCTTGCAAGTATCAGCTGTCAGCCTT GTTTACTTGCAACCTACAAATGAAGTGCTTGAGCAAAAGTTTGCAGACCCCAAGATTGATCAATTCTCGGTTCGCAACGTTGTGCCAAGGTTGGCTTTCCGGTCATTGTCAGTGGTCATAGCCACCACCCTCGCTGCAATGTTTCCTTTCTTTGGGGACATCAATGCAGTAATTGGAGCATTTGGATGCATACCTCTAGATTTCATTTTGCCCATGATCTTCTACAATGTGACCTTCAAGCCATCAAAACAGAGCCTAATTTTCTGGGGGAACACATTACTCGCCGTAATCTTCTCAATTCTAGGGGCCCTGGGAGCAATATCATCAATTCGACAGATAATTCTTGATGCTAACACATACAGCTTCTTTGCTAACATTTAA
- the LOC117928395 gene encoding putative B3 domain-containing protein At3g24850 produces MDSVVKDEKKHDQRLEETMKIFEDGGDQRFQTTIKIKKRPPRCHDDDDDDDDEGGVFRRKRSRGDQCLQKTIKIKKRPPRCHDDDDDDDDDGGCVQEKKKLRMKKMMDKARCPSPHATPELSVILRNQIRALGGSDITFVIQKPIFKTDVSPGHNRLSIPLNQIQQSFLTPKESERLNSGGNGKKCADMEVMLIEPSLHRETISLSKWNMKKASKNSTSMYVLVTNWKSVTEMNSMKEDETVQLWSFRIKSKLGFALVKRRLQDDPRNRSLRGIMDS; encoded by the coding sequence ATGGATTCTGTGGTAAAAGATGAGAAGAAACACGATCAGCGTCTTGAAGAAACGATGAAGATATTTGAAGATGGAGGTGATCAACGTTTTCAAACAACGATCAAGATCAAGAAGCGGCCACCACGATGCCATGATGATGacgacgatgatgatgatgaagggGGTGTGTTCAGGAGAAAAAGAAGCAGAGGTGATCAGTGTCTCCAAAAAACGATCAAGATCAAGAAGCGGCCACCACGGTGCCATGACGATGacgacgatgatgatgatgatggggGGTGTGTTCAGGAGAAAAAGAAGTTgaggatgaagaagatgatggatAAGGCAAGGTGCCCGTCTCCCCATGCAACGCCAGAGCTCTCTGTCATCCTCAGGAATCAGATCAGGGCTCTGGGGGGTTCTGATATCACTTTTGTAATCCAGAAGCCTATCTTCAAGACTGATGTGAGTCCCGGTCACAACCGTCTGTCCATACCGTTGAACCAGATACAACAAAGTTTCCTCACACCTAAAGAGAGCGAGAGGTTGAACTCGGGAGGAAACGGAAAAAAATGTGCAGATATGGAAGTGATGTTGATTGAGCCCTCCCTTCATCGGGAAACCATTAGTTTGAGCAAGTGGAACATGAAGAAAGCTTCCAAAAATTCTACCTCAATGTATGTGTTGGTGACTAATTGGAAATCGGTTACGGAAATGAATAGCATGAAGGAAGATGAAACGGTGCAGCTCTGGTCTTTTCGAATCAAGTCCAAGTTGGGTTTCGCTCTTGTAAAGAGAAGACTACAAGATGATCCTAGGAATCGTTCATTAAGGGGCATCATGGATAGCTGA
- the LOC117928396 gene encoding B3 domain-containing protein At3g25182-like — MDKARCPSPHATPELPVILRNQIKALGGFDVTFVIQKSLFKIDVSSDHNRLSIPLNHIQQGFLTPEENERLNSRGNGKKCADMEVMLIEPSLHRETISLRKWNMKKASGNSTSMYVLVTNWKSVMERNSMKENETCNSGLFESSPSWVSLL; from the coding sequence ATGGATAAGGCAAGGTGTCCGTCTCCCCATGCAACGCCAGAGCTCCCTGTCATCCTCAGGAATCAGATCAAGGCTCTGGGGGGTTTTGATGTCACTTTTGTAATCCAGAAGTCTCTCTTCAAGATTGATGTGAGTTCCGATCACAACCGTCTGTCCATACCGTTGAACCATATACAACAAGGTTTCCTCACACCCGAAGAGAACGAGAGGTTGAACTCGAGAGGAAACGGAAAAAAATGTGCAGATATGGAAGTGATGTTGATTGAGCCCTCCCTTCATCGGGAAACCATCAGTCTGAGGAAGTGGAACATGAAGAAAGCTTCCGGAAATTCTACCTCAATGTATGTGTTGGTGACTAATTGGAAATCGGTTATGGAAAGGAATAGcatgaaggaaaatgaaacgTGCAACTCTGGTCTTTTTGAATCAAGTCCAAGTTGGGTTTCGCTCTTGTAA